In one Echinicola marina genomic region, the following are encoded:
- the porX gene encoding T9SS response regulator signal transducer PorX, translating into MQKFKILWADDEIDLLKPHIMFLEQKGYEITTVNSGNDAVEMVENSNYDVIFLDEMMPGMTGLETLQQVKILKPQTPVVMITKSEEEHIMDDAIGGKIADYLIKPINPSQILLSVKKILQNKQLISEKTNMSYQQDFSRISMAYNDAIDHEEWAEIYKKLTYWELEIDKTENKSMQEVLDTQKSEANANFARFIKDNYLDWLNDADADKPILSHRVMKEKVFPHLQDGQKPLFFVVIDNLRLDQWEIIEPLLSDYFNVKSEDTYYSILPTTTAYARNALFSGMMPLDMARFHPDLWEGEDTDEGKNNHEKEFLEVNLKKNRLQSKFSYHKILQANQGKSVLEQFQNLMNNDLNVLVYNFVDMMSHARTDMKMIRELAPDESAYRSITESWFLHSTLFELFKRVSEAGCDVIVTTDHGTKRVNRPYKIIGDRKVTTNLRYKQGKNLNFESGKVFEISRPEEAKLPRFNVSTSYVFAVEDYFFAYPNNYNYYVNYYKDTFQHGGVSLEEVIVPIMHLSPKQY; encoded by the coding sequence ATGCAAAAATTTAAAATTCTCTGGGCAGATGATGAGATTGACTTGCTTAAACCTCATATCATGTTTTTGGAGCAAAAAGGATACGAAATCACTACCGTTAACAGTGGCAATGATGCCGTTGAAATGGTGGAAAACTCCAATTATGATGTGATATTTTTAGATGAAATGATGCCTGGGATGACTGGTTTGGAGACTTTGCAGCAGGTGAAAATATTGAAGCCTCAGACCCCAGTAGTGATGATCACCAAAAGTGAAGAGGAGCATATCATGGACGATGCGATTGGGGGCAAGATTGCGGATTACCTGATCAAGCCCATTAACCCAAGCCAGATTTTATTGTCGGTAAAAAAGATTCTTCAAAACAAGCAGTTGATCAGTGAGAAGACGAATATGTCCTATCAGCAGGATTTTTCGCGGATCAGTATGGCTTATAATGACGCCATTGATCATGAAGAATGGGCGGAGATTTACAAAAAACTGACCTATTGGGAGCTGGAAATCGATAAGACAGAGAATAAAAGCATGCAGGAAGTTTTGGATACACAAAAATCCGAAGCCAATGCGAATTTTGCCAGGTTTATCAAGGATAATTATTTGGATTGGCTCAATGATGCCGATGCCGATAAGCCGATCTTGTCCCATCGGGTAATGAAAGAAAAAGTCTTTCCACATCTTCAGGATGGCCAGAAACCATTGTTTTTTGTTGTGATTGATAATTTGAGATTAGATCAGTGGGAGATTATCGAGCCATTGTTAAGTGATTATTTTAATGTAAAGTCAGAGGATACCTATTATAGTATTTTACCTACCACTACTGCTTATGCCAGAAATGCCTTGTTCAGCGGCATGATGCCTTTGGATATGGCCCGGTTCCATCCAGACCTTTGGGAAGGAGAAGATACTGATGAAGGAAAGAATAACCATGAAAAGGAATTTTTGGAAGTTAATTTGAAGAAAAATAGGTTGCAATCGAAATTCAGCTACCATAAGATTTTGCAGGCTAATCAAGGTAAATCCGTTTTGGAGCAGTTTCAGAATCTGATGAACAATGATTTGAATGTTTTGGTCTATAATTTTGTGGATATGATGTCACATGCCAGAACTGATATGAAAATGATTCGAGAACTAGCTCCCGATGAGTCCGCCTATAGGTCCATCACAGAAAGCTGGTTTCTGCACAGTACCTTGTTTGAGTTATTTAAGAGGGTAAGTGAGGCAGGCTGCGACGTGATTGTGACCACTGATCATGGTACTAAGCGAGTAAACAGACCATATAAAATTATTGGAGACAGAAAGGTGACCACTAATTTAAGGTATAAGCAGGGGAAGAATCTTAATTTCGAATCCGGGAAGGTTTTTGAGATCAGCAGGCCTGAGGAAGCCAAATTGCCGAGATTTAATGTTTCCACGAGCTATGTTTTTGCAGTAGAAGATTATTTCTTTGCATATCCGAACAATTACAATTATTATGTAAATTACTACAAAGATACATTCCAACATGGAGGGGTTTCTTTGGAGGAGGTAATTGTACCAATCATGCACCTTTCACCAAAGCAGTATTAA
- the tsaE gene encoding tRNA (adenosine(37)-N6)-threonylcarbamoyltransferase complex ATPase subunit type 1 TsaE yields the protein MKKIICEDKSQLPQVAENIIETCKDLPVWVFMGDMGAGKTTLIKAIARAFGVGDLVSSPSFSIVNEYENQQDEIFYHFDFYRVEEQEEVLEIGIDEYFYSGRHCWLEWAEKIPDYLPEEFYLISIEVTGNETREMSIKKIHDGS from the coding sequence TTGAAAAAGATTATATGTGAAGATAAAAGCCAGCTGCCACAAGTAGCTGAAAATATCATTGAAACCTGCAAAGATCTACCTGTTTGGGTATTTATGGGGGATATGGGAGCTGGAAAGACCACTTTGATAAAGGCCATCGCAAGAGCGTTTGGTGTAGGTGATTTAGTGAGCAGCCCCTCTTTTTCCATAGTCAATGAGTATGAAAACCAGCAGGATGAAATATTTTATCATTTTGATTTTTATAGGGTGGAGGAGCAGGAAGAAGTGTTGGAGATAGGAATCGATGAGTATTTCTATAGTGGTAGGCATTGTTGGCTGGAGTGGGCCGAAAAAATTCCAGATTATCTCCCGGAGGAATTTTATTTGATTTCTATTGAAGTCACCGGCAATGAAACAAGGGAGATGAGCATTAAAAAGATACACGATGGGAGCTAA
- a CDS encoding alanine dehydrogenase: MGAKMAEISKEAGIYPKEALARVKSSDHSILIGLPKENEVDEKRMVLTPEAVALLVNNNQRVMVESGAGTPSKFSDKEYADAGAKVVYSSKEAFEAEVVLKVEPPTLEEISYMKPGSCLISALQLGKQKAEYIHSLNKKKITAVSFENLEDKVGGMPVVRAMSEIAGSTVMLIASEYLSSVKKGGKGLILGGITGVPPTQVVIVGAGTVAEYAARTGLGLGASIKIFDNHLYKLRRIKQLLGQQVYTSTIDNFTLGEALKEADVVIGALRAEKGRAKVVVSEEMVAAMMPGSVLIDVSIDQGGCIETSRMTTHEKPAYNLYDIIHYCVPNIASRVSRTASVSLSNIFTPILLQMADLGGAEEMIFNYKWFMKGVYTYRGSLTNAHLARKFQMNHKELQLLLAARY, encoded by the coding sequence ATGGGAGCTAAAATGGCAGAGATAAGCAAAGAGGCAGGAATTTATCCCAAAGAAGCCTTGGCCAGGGTCAAAAGCTCTGATCATTCGATTTTGATAGGATTGCCAAAGGAGAACGAGGTGGATGAAAAAAGAATGGTCCTTACGCCTGAGGCTGTGGCGTTGTTGGTGAATAATAACCAAAGGGTCATGGTGGAATCAGGGGCAGGAACCCCTTCCAAGTTTTCTGATAAGGAATATGCCGATGCAGGTGCAAAGGTAGTTTATTCATCCAAAGAGGCTTTTGAAGCAGAGGTGGTGCTGAAAGTTGAGCCACCCACATTGGAAGAGATTTCTTATATGAAACCGGGCAGTTGTTTGATTTCTGCATTACAGTTGGGGAAGCAAAAGGCCGAGTATATTCATTCGCTAAACAAGAAAAAGATCACTGCAGTTTCATTTGAAAATTTGGAAGACAAAGTCGGAGGAATGCCCGTGGTACGGGCGATGAGTGAGATAGCAGGTAGTACGGTAATGCTAATTGCTTCGGAATATTTGAGCAGTGTAAAAAAAGGAGGAAAAGGATTGATATTAGGAGGTATCACAGGCGTGCCTCCTACCCAGGTGGTTATCGTAGGAGCGGGTACTGTCGCAGAGTATGCTGCAAGGACCGGGCTTGGATTAGGTGCCAGTATCAAAATTTTTGACAATCATTTGTATAAGCTGAGGCGGATAAAGCAGCTTTTGGGCCAGCAGGTATATACTTCCACGATAGATAACTTTACTTTGGGCGAAGCGCTAAAGGAAGCTGATGTGGTGATAGGAGCCTTAAGAGCTGAAAAAGGTAGAGCCAAGGTGGTGGTTTCAGAGGAGATGGTCGCAGCAATGATGCCCGGAAGTGTATTGATAGATGTTAGTATAGATCAGGGGGGCTGTATAGAGACTTCTAGGATGACCACCCATGAAAAGCCTGCATATAACTTATACGATATTATTCATTACTGTGTACCCAATATTGCATCACGGGTTTCCAGGACAGCTTCGGTTTCACTCAGTAATATTTTCACTCCCATTCTTTTGCAAATGGCCGATTTGGGAGGCGCCGAAGAAATGATTTTTAATTATAAATGGTTTATGAAAGGGGTTTATACCTACAGGGGAAGTCTTACAAATGCTCACTTGGCTAGAAAGTTCCAAATGAACCATAAGGAACTCCAACTGTTACTGGCGGCCAGGTATTAG
- a CDS encoding response regulator, producing MTDSTKEKIRILYVDDEENNLQAFKATFRREYKVYLAISADEGRDILKSKEIDLIITDQRMPEETGVEFLESIIPDYPEPIRILLTGYTDIQAVIDAINKGQVYHYLTKPWEEDYMKTVIKNAYEVFSLRKENKKLTDDLIKANEQLEFLLRQKLLS from the coding sequence ATGACTGATTCGACAAAAGAAAAAATAAGAATTCTTTATGTAGATGATGAAGAAAACAATCTTCAAGCATTTAAAGCTACTTTTAGACGTGAATACAAAGTTTATCTGGCCATTTCTGCTGATGAAGGAAGAGATATTTTAAAATCCAAGGAAATCGATCTTATCATCACAGATCAAAGAATGCCGGAAGAAACTGGTGTGGAATTCCTGGAGTCCATTATCCCAGATTATCCCGAGCCCATCAGAATACTACTAACAGGTTACACTGATATTCAAGCCGTAATTGATGCGATCAATAAGGGACAAGTTTATCATTACCTTACCAAGCCCTGGGAAGAGGACTATATGAAAACGGTCATCAAAAACGCCTACGAAGTTTTCTCTTTGCGAAAGGAAAACAAGAAACTTACCGATGACCTTATCAAAGCCAATGAACAATTGGAATTCCTATTGCGCCAAAAATTACTTTCCTAA
- a CDS encoding Rv1355c family protein, whose product MDLNYIKGTNPSWEAIILPAAPIKKEEIQLLDELKKDSTVEKFDQLDGQMAELIKIKHPKDNLKDGELAVMVKDFFKHQPREEYGCWVYYHWRRQLIRTLDEADFIQVRTSRNQYKITKEEQDLLSTKKIGVIGLSVGQSVALSLAMERSFGELRIADFDTLELSNMNRIRTGIYNLGLKKAWMVSREIAEIDPFLKVTIFEEGINDRNIDEFFEKDGALDLLVEECDSLDVKILAREKAREKGVPVVMDTSDRGMVDVERFDLEPKRPLLHGLAGNLKSEELNSLSNEEKVPFIGKMIGMETLSTRMKASFMEVGTSIGTWPQLASSVIHGGAVCADIVRKIFLDQFRDSGRYYFDFDEVLYHGQDQQSKTSEVHAPKSEKKQFIPQGELKSPKVLSKSTVLELVKKANLAPSGGNCQPWKWVFDKEGVLHLFYDKGLSESLLDYHGTGTLMALGAALENLVWTGHNMGLGVKINFNELEFEDDYIAKVTFSENIADGEDTQYDYLYPYIEKRVTNRKLEQGKEIASSILEELRNIAIDSGNGMEMLTDRGQFGELIEVLGVMDKIRVMNPRGYADFVREIRWTEKETIETRDGIDIETLELKNTGVAALTLLRDHEAISFLKKNQLGDGLKEMSKDTINASSAICLLTAKDFSPYSYLRGGKALQRVWTHINKEDVAFQPISASLFFFHRLQREGLKYFSTEEGEIIKDAQRRLRTLFNLSPDTNEVFLFRLTTASDVSIRSLRRDVLDTIAFL is encoded by the coding sequence ATGGATTTGAATTATATAAAAGGGACGAATCCCAGTTGGGAGGCGATTATATTACCTGCGGCGCCAATAAAAAAAGAGGAAATCCAACTTTTAGATGAACTGAAAAAAGATTCTACGGTAGAGAAATTTGATCAATTGGATGGGCAAATGGCTGAATTGATTAAAATTAAGCATCCTAAGGATAACTTAAAAGACGGAGAGCTGGCGGTGATGGTAAAGGACTTTTTTAAACATCAGCCTAGAGAAGAGTATGGTTGTTGGGTGTATTATCATTGGAGAAGGCAGTTGATAAGGACCTTGGATGAAGCAGATTTTATACAAGTAAGAACATCTAGGAACCAATATAAAATCACTAAAGAGGAACAGGATTTACTGTCCACCAAAAAAATTGGGGTGATAGGATTGTCTGTTGGGCAAAGTGTTGCGTTAAGTTTGGCAATGGAGAGGAGCTTTGGGGAGTTGAGAATCGCGGATTTTGACACCTTGGAGTTGAGTAATATGAACAGGATCCGGACGGGGATATACAATTTAGGATTGAAAAAGGCCTGGATGGTTTCCCGGGAAATAGCAGAGATTGATCCATTTCTGAAAGTGACAATTTTTGAGGAAGGAATTAATGATAGGAATATAGATGAATTTTTTGAAAAAGATGGTGCCTTAGATTTGTTAGTTGAGGAATGCGATAGCCTTGATGTAAAAATATTGGCCAGGGAAAAGGCCAGAGAAAAAGGAGTGCCTGTAGTAATGGATACCTCGGATAGGGGAATGGTAGATGTAGAACGGTTTGATTTGGAGCCCAAGCGTCCTTTGTTACATGGTTTAGCAGGAAACTTGAAGTCTGAAGAGTTGAATAGCTTGTCGAATGAGGAGAAAGTGCCTTTTATAGGGAAAATGATCGGAATGGAAACGCTGTCTACAAGAATGAAAGCTTCATTTATGGAGGTGGGAACTTCTATCGGTACTTGGCCCCAGTTGGCCAGTTCTGTGATACACGGAGGGGCAGTCTGTGCAGATATAGTACGAAAGATATTTTTGGATCAATTCAGGGATTCCGGTAGGTATTATTTTGATTTTGATGAGGTATTGTATCATGGGCAAGATCAGCAAAGCAAAACTAGCGAGGTGCATGCCCCAAAAAGTGAGAAAAAACAGTTTATCCCTCAAGGTGAACTGAAATCTCCAAAAGTCCTGAGCAAATCGACTGTTTTGGAATTGGTCAAGAAAGCGAACCTGGCGCCTTCTGGTGGGAATTGCCAGCCATGGAAGTGGGTGTTTGATAAAGAAGGTGTGCTTCACCTTTTTTACGACAAGGGATTAAGTGAGTCTCTGTTGGATTATCATGGGACGGGGACCTTGATGGCATTGGGGGCGGCCTTAGAAAACTTGGTTTGGACAGGACATAATATGGGGCTAGGTGTCAAGATTAATTTTAATGAGTTAGAATTTGAAGATGACTATATCGCAAAAGTTACTTTTAGTGAAAATATAGCAGATGGAGAAGATACGCAATATGATTATTTATATCCATATATAGAAAAGAGGGTGACTAACCGTAAACTCGAGCAAGGAAAAGAAATAGCATCTTCCATATTAGAAGAACTTAGGAATATAGCTATTGACTCGGGCAATGGCATGGAGATGCTGACAGATCGTGGTCAGTTTGGTGAACTGATTGAAGTTTTGGGAGTGATGGATAAGATTAGGGTGATGAATCCGAGGGGCTATGCCGATTTTGTAAGGGAAATAAGGTGGACAGAGAAAGAAACTATTGAAACCAGGGACGGGATTGATATAGAAACACTTGAGCTTAAAAATACGGGAGTTGCGGCTCTTACCCTATTAAGGGATCATGAGGCTATCTCATTTTTGAAGAAAAATCAACTTGGTGACGGTCTGAAGGAAATGTCCAAGGACACCATTAATGCTTCCTCCGCTATCTGCTTGTTGACTGCAAAGGATTTTTCTCCTTATTCATATCTTAGGGGAGGAAAGGCCTTACAAAGAGTGTGGACACATATAAATAAAGAAGATGTGGCGTTTCAACCTATTTCTGCTTCATTATTTTTCTTTCACAGATTACAAAGGGAAGGGTTAAAGTACTTTTCTACAGAGGAAGGAGAAATCATCAAAGATGCACAAAGAAGGTTGAGGACTTTATTTAATTTATCCCCTGATACAAATGAAGTGTTTTTGTTTAGGCTCACTACAGCTTCTGATGTTTCGATAAGGTCTTTAAGGAGAGATGTGTTGGATACAATAGCGTTTCTATAA
- a CDS encoding sensor histidine kinase, translated as MAGVFGFVMTLLLSIMNLDQDINLINSENAKINKIYYQEFSEQDNPGIDQLVGNTQFNRREGFAPNFGVNNDVVWIKFYVKNQGAGMDQFLVIDNPSLDEIEYYLFESGDLVDKGIKGRGFREKNNDQSSSGYILPLQLERDLEYTIYLKVKSFEKKVLPMKIMPEIEVLKEVKREDVYFGVFSGIFIGLLFYNLFLYFSLRDRAYLLYVFHTVFVWLAQSSIMGYTQEILWPEWDWIHSRANMFFSSAVSIVGILFLKEFLNTKKFVPRLDRGLRVFFLIYPLIVLLAILGHQTLSYNVLIFTQSIIVWYIMLIGIQVNREGYRPARYYLLAWSFFMLGIFLFVIRDMGLIPYNMFSAYVMPVGSVLEVILLSLALADKINVLKVEKEEEQQKTLNAIKENERLIREQNVILEEKVKLRTEELEKTLNNLQNTQTQLVNQEKMASLGQLTAGIAHEINNPINFVSSNVSPLKRDIKDILEIVDAYREKGSSEFSKKTLEELQELEEDLEYDYLIEEIGLLLKGMEDGAKRTVEIVKGLRLFSRVDEQDVKKVDLHDGINSTLVLLNSTMGKIEVKKEYGNIPMVECLAGKINQVFMNIISNAIQALGEQGSENPSPEILIKTMSQNGEVILEIGDNGPGMPEHVRERIFEPFFTTKAVGKGTGLGLSIVYKIIENHQGRLDVHTSPGEGTKFVIKLPVYQKQPNNEQ; from the coding sequence ATGGCAGGTGTTTTTGGGTTTGTAATGACCCTTTTGCTCAGTATAATGAACCTTGATCAAGATATAAACTTGATCAATTCAGAGAATGCCAAAATAAATAAAATTTATTATCAAGAGTTTTCTGAGCAAGATAACCCTGGAATTGATCAACTGGTTGGGAACACGCAGTTTAACCGAAGGGAGGGCTTTGCCCCTAATTTTGGTGTAAACAATGATGTGGTGTGGATTAAATTCTATGTTAAGAATCAGGGCGCTGGAATGGACCAATTTTTAGTTATAGATAATCCTTCTTTGGACGAAATAGAGTATTATTTGTTTGAATCAGGGGATTTGGTCGATAAGGGTATAAAGGGAAGGGGATTTAGAGAGAAGAATAATGACCAATCTTCATCAGGTTATATTCTTCCTTTACAGTTGGAAAGGGATTTAGAATATACGATCTACCTCAAAGTAAAGAGTTTTGAGAAGAAAGTGCTGCCGATGAAAATAATGCCGGAAATTGAAGTTTTAAAAGAAGTAAAGAGGGAGGATGTGTATTTTGGCGTTTTTTCTGGGATTTTTATTGGCCTGCTATTTTATAATTTATTCCTTTATTTTTCATTAAGGGATAGGGCTTATCTTTTGTATGTGTTTCATACTGTATTTGTGTGGTTGGCTCAATCATCCATAATGGGATATACCCAAGAGATACTATGGCCTGAATGGGATTGGATTCATTCCAGGGCAAATATGTTTTTTTCATCAGCTGTAAGTATTGTAGGGATACTTTTTCTCAAAGAGTTTCTTAATACAAAAAAGTTTGTACCCAGGCTAGACCGTGGTTTGAGGGTGTTTTTCCTGATATATCCTCTTATAGTGCTTTTGGCTATCCTAGGGCATCAAACATTGAGTTATAATGTGCTGATTTTTACCCAGTCTATAATTGTTTGGTATATTATGCTGATAGGTATTCAGGTCAATAGAGAAGGTTACAGACCCGCAAGGTATTATTTGTTGGCATGGTCATTCTTTATGTTGGGGATTTTTCTTTTTGTAATCCGAGATATGGGGCTGATCCCATACAATATGTTTTCTGCTTATGTTATGCCTGTAGGTTCAGTATTGGAAGTGATTTTACTTTCTTTGGCATTGGCAGATAAAATCAACGTGCTTAAAGTTGAAAAAGAAGAGGAACAGCAGAAAACCCTTAATGCTATAAAAGAAAATGAAAGGTTAATCAGAGAACAGAATGTTATTTTGGAGGAAAAGGTTAAATTGAGGACTGAGGAGTTAGAAAAAACGCTGAATAATCTTCAAAATACACAAACCCAATTGGTCAATCAGGAAAAAATGGCTTCATTGGGACAGTTGACTGCAGGAATTGCACATGAGATCAATAATCCGATCAATTTTGTCAGTTCTAATGTATCTCCATTGAAAAGGGATATCAAGGACATCCTTGAGATTGTGGATGCTTACAGGGAAAAAGGTAGTTCAGAGTTTTCCAAGAAAACCCTTGAGGAATTGCAAGAACTTGAGGAAGATCTTGAATATGATTATTTAATAGAGGAAATAGGTTTATTGTTAAAGGGGATGGAAGATGGAGCAAAGAGAACCGTTGAAATTGTCAAAGGCTTAAGGTTGTTCTCTAGGGTAGATGAACAAGATGTGAAGAAGGTGGATTTGCATGATGGTATCAACAGTACTTTGGTGTTATTGAACAGTACCATGGGGAAAATCGAAGTGAAAAAAGAATATGGCAATATACCCATGGTAGAATGTTTGGCTGGTAAGATCAACCAGGTATTCATGAATATAATAAGCAATGCGATTCAGGCTTTGGGAGAGCAAGGGAGTGAAAACCCCTCTCCTGAGATTTTAATAAAAACAATGTCCCAAAATGGGGAGGTGATTTTGGAAATAGGAGACAATGGTCCTGGTATGCCGGAACATGTTCGAGAGAGAATTTTTGAACCCTTTTTTACAACTAAGGCAGTAGGGAAAGGTACCGGTTTGGGCTTGTCTATTGTTTATAAGATAATCGAAAACCACCAAGGTAGATTAGATGTGCATACGTCTCCTGGGGAAGGAACTAAGTTTGTGATCAAGTTACCTGTATATCAAAAACAACCTAACAATGAGCAGTAA
- a CDS encoding hybrid sensor histidine kinase/response regulator, which translates to MSSKIHVLYLDDEDNNLHSFKASLRRDFKIFTALNAEEGLELAQNNEVHVVIADQRMPGMTGVEFFEKLVKIKPDPIRILLTGYSDIASVIDAINKGEVYRFIDKPWNIEQIKNAIKTAADIYFTRKELKEKNQRLKKMHSEMNQFVYSLSHELRGPLMSISGVSKLAKMECADQRILEYFEMIDSATFKLDDFIYKMLDFYRSTKIDNVITSIDFNELLEQQCEAYNNKWDLSDIQLEINIQQEEEFESDEAKLRVIFNNLFSNAFKFQQEGNPDKFIKVDVQVQDGKAIIEVADNGIGIDEKYQSEVFELFHRATQKNVGAGIGLYMVKESVEQLKGDIELNSAVGGGTSFKITIPSL; encoded by the coding sequence ATGAGCAGTAAAATTCATGTTTTATATTTGGATGATGAGGATAATAATTTACACTCTTTTAAAGCCAGCTTAAGAAGAGATTTTAAAATTTTTACAGCGCTGAATGCAGAAGAAGGTTTAGAACTGGCGCAGAATAATGAAGTTCATGTTGTTATTGCTGACCAGAGAATGCCAGGGATGACTGGGGTGGAATTTTTTGAGAAATTGGTAAAAATTAAGCCAGACCCAATACGGATTTTACTGACAGGCTACTCAGATATAGCCAGCGTAATAGATGCCATTAATAAAGGAGAGGTATATAGGTTTATCGACAAACCGTGGAATATTGAACAAATTAAAAATGCCATCAAAACTGCCGCAGATATCTACTTCACCAGGAAGGAACTCAAGGAGAAGAATCAGCGATTGAAGAAAATGCATTCAGAGATGAACCAGTTTGTGTATAGTTTGTCCCACGAACTTAGAGGGCCTCTGATGAGCATTTCGGGTGTTTCCAAATTGGCTAAAATGGAATGCGCTGATCAACGTATATTAGAGTATTTTGAAATGATCGATTCGGCTACTTTTAAGTTGGACGATTTTATTTACAAAATGCTCGACTTTTACCGTTCCACTAAAATCGACAATGTAATAACATCTATAGATTTCAATGAATTGTTGGAACAGCAGTGCGAAGCTTATAACAATAAATGGGATCTCAGTGATATCCAACTGGAAATAAATATACAACAAGAGGAGGAGTTTGAATCAGATGAGGCAAAACTTCGGGTGATCTTCAATAATCTTTTTAGCAATGCCTTTAAATTCCAGCAGGAGGGTAATCCTGATAAATTTATTAAGGTGGACGTGCAGGTTCAAGATGGAAAGGCTATCATAGAGGTGGCTGATAATGGCATCGGTATAGATGAGAAGTACCAAAGTGAAGTATTTGAATTATTTCACAGGGCTACACAGAAAAATGTGGGAGCAGGGATAGGTTTATATATGGTAAAGGAGTCTGTAGAACAGCTGAAGGGGGATATAGAATTGAATTCTGCGGTAGGAGGAGGGACTTCCTTCAAAATCACCATTCCTTCTTTATAG
- a CDS encoding SIMPL domain-containing protein — MKKVLLIFTVLLTGFYASQAQNISNSNTIQVSGKSEISIKPDQAIISINIEKIAMDASEAAAALNKKTNEIEKLVNSGQLSDFNFTTSQYRINQNRIYRQGTSKDSGYVASQNIKIELDDPEKDLVSLVDRLNKSEEIMFQVSFSVSEEMQKKYENELLTNALKDAKQKAELIAATMDLKNIKVFKIDYSGQQSFPPRPVQMEYMKVQMRGADSAPPTFSPEEQKLTDEVLVMFYFSE, encoded by the coding sequence ATGAAAAAAGTACTTCTAATATTTACCGTTTTACTGACTGGATTTTATGCTAGCCAAGCACAAAACATCAGTAATTCCAACACCATTCAGGTAAGCGGAAAAAGTGAAATCAGCATCAAACCCGATCAGGCAATCATTTCCATCAATATTGAAAAAATAGCCATGGATGCCTCCGAAGCAGCTGCTGCCTTGAATAAAAAAACAAACGAAATAGAAAAACTGGTCAATTCAGGTCAACTTTCTGACTTCAATTTCACAACCAGCCAATATAGAATAAATCAAAATAGGATTTATCGCCAAGGGACTTCAAAAGACAGTGGATATGTTGCTTCCCAGAACATAAAAATTGAGCTTGATGACCCAGAGAAAGACCTGGTATCTTTGGTGGATAGGCTGAACAAAAGTGAAGAAATAATGTTTCAGGTTTCTTTTTCGGTTTCAGAGGAAATGCAAAAAAAATATGAAAATGAACTTTTGACGAATGCCTTAAAAGACGCAAAGCAAAAAGCTGAATTAATTGCAGCCACCATGGACCTGAAAAACATAAAAGTTTTCAAAATAGACTACAGCGGACAACAAAGCTTTCCGCCTAGGCCTGTACAAATGGAATATATGAAAGTACAGATGAGGGGAGCTGATTCGGCACCGCCGACATTCTCTCCAGAAGAACAGAAGCTCACTGACGAAGTGCTGGTCATGTTCTATTTCTCTGAATAA
- a CDS encoding inorganic diphosphatase, with translation MINPWHDVQIGEEAPEYVMGVIEIPKGSKGKYELEKKTGMLMLDRVLFSAVHYPANYGFIPQTFCEDHDPLDILIISQIDIPSMTLVKAKVIGVMRMVDGGEADDKIIAVAADDQSVNYINDIDELPPYLMKETHRFFEDYKKLENKEVKVEDFLGKEDAMRIIQESIDLYDKNFRNKK, from the coding sequence ATGATTAATCCATGGCATGATGTTCAAATAGGAGAAGAAGCTCCAGAATACGTAATGGGCGTCATTGAAATCCCAAAAGGAAGTAAAGGAAAGTACGAATTGGAAAAAAAGACCGGGATGTTGATGCTGGATAGGGTGTTGTTTTCAGCTGTTCATTATCCTGCTAATTATGGTTTTATTCCACAGACTTTTTGTGAGGATCATGATCCATTGGATATCTTGATCATTTCTCAGATTGATATTCCATCCATGACTTTGGTGAAGGCCAAAGTGATCGGTGTAATGAGAATGGTAGATGGTGGTGAGGCTGATGACAAGATCATTGCCGTAGCTGCAGATGACCAATCAGTGAATTATATCAATGATATCGATGAGTTACCGCCGTACTTGATGAAAGAAACCCACCGTTTCTTTGAAGATTATAAGAAGTTGGAAAACAAGGAGGTGAAAGTAGAGGATTTCCTTGGTAAGGAAGATGCGATGAGGATTATCCAAGAGAGTATAGATCTTTATGATAAGAACTTCAGAAATAAAAAATAG